Below is a genomic region from Spirosoma radiotolerans.
TGTAAACGGGACGTATCCATACTTAATGAAGCTAATCTGCAGATTGAATAGAAAAACTACAGAATCAGCGAACAATCGCCAAAGGTGTCAGTTTTCCCCAAAACTAATGGATTCAATGGTATGGCTCATCACGATCAGAAAATCGCCACGATGCTGGGCGATACATTAACCGTATTGGGTGGTGGTTCGCCCTCAACCACCACTGATGAAGGCGTTAACCTGGTTGAGCAGTGGATCGGGATTGTTCGCTCTACGCCCAATACCGAATGGGTTGCCGAGCCTCTCCGAAAGCTTCGGGATGCCCTCAATGCCAACGATGTAAACGAGGTCGAACGGCTCATGCGCGATCTTTCCGGGGTACTTATCGACTTCGCTAACGATGGCGAAACGGGTAACTATAAAGAGGATTTGCAGAATCTATCCACTTCCCTGAAGGATTTTGCCCGAGGGCTGGCCAAGTAAAACGCAAGACAACAAACTACATATAGAACACATTAGACCATGATTGCTAAAGATCAAAATCAGATTTCGCTCATTGAAGAGACGGTAAATACGTTCGATGGAAATATTGACGAGACGACGGCCACCGACGGCCTGTCGCTCATTGATAAGTGGCTTACCCGGCTCAATGACGCTGGCACTGAAAACACGGCTACCATTACCGATATACTCGAACGACTTCGGCCCGAAATCGACACGTCGCAACGCTACAACCGGACAGACAACCAGCAGATCGCCAGTCTACTACAGGAACTTATTGAGCAAACTCAAAAGGTAGCGGCTTTGCCCGAAGCCAGTGCTGAGCAACTGGAGCTTTCGCAATTGATTGCCACGCTCGAAAACCTGCATCGGCAGGCAGTTAGTCGTATTGATTAATCCCAAACAACCCATTTAAATGGCTATAAACCAGCACGCATCAAACCTGATCGATATCACCGCTAAGGCTTTCAATGGCGATGTTATCAGCATATCCCCAACAGATGGACTTTCACTTGTCGACAGTTGGATTAGCTTTCTAAAATCTGACGGACAGGAAAACAACCCGATCACCAATCGCTTAACCGAGCTAAGAACGGAATTACAGGAGAGCAACCTTAACGGCGCCCGGATTCAGGACATTCTCAATGATCTGGTTGGGCAAACAACGCAATTAGCCGATTCAGCAGAGGCCGACAACAAACCAAGGCTTACCACCTTAGCAGAAGCCTTGCAGGGGTTTAATGAGCAACTGAACTTGCCAACGCCAATGACCAACCCCGACAAACAGGCGCCCATGACCAGCACCGTTGGGGGCGAGTCGACTACCAGTGGCGCGGGCATGTCGGCAGTTGGAACAAGTGACGATGACCTGTCGAACCGAAATGGAGGTACCGTAAGCAGTGGTCCAACCGTCGAAATGGAGGCCACCCCCGATAATGGCCGGCTGGCTGCCAGCGGCAGCTCTTCAAACGAAAGCCGTGACGCGAGCAATTCCCAAACGGCCGGTGGCGACTCGTATTCATCGGTTTCGGATGTAGCAGAAGCTGGTGCGGGACGAGTTGGCGGTATGGGTATTTCCGGCGGTGACAGCGATTCGGATTCCATTCAATCCGGAGGGCGGTCATCTCTTTGAGGGAATCAAGGGCCTTGCCTTACTGCTCCTGAACCCAGAGACATACCCGGTCAGACCGGCTTTTCGCGTAGCTGGCAACGCCCTTCTGTGAGCTAAACAAACCGTCGCCAGACGGGTTATTTATAGAACAACAAACCACTAACTGGTTGAAGCCCGCTCCTGATCAGACGATTTTCGACCTGTTACAATCCATAAAGAACTATGCCTTCTCACGCATTAGATCAACGGCTGTTCGAACGAACAAACAGCCTCACCGACGAAAACGATTCGATTTTAGCGTCGCCCCAGGATGGTGTTGAACTCATTGACAACTGGTTACGGATCATTGCTGGAAATACCAGTACGCAAATCGTCGAAGAGGAATTGAACGAATTACGAAGCGAGCTTATGCTTGATGAACCCGACGCCGACCGCGTTCGGAGTTTGCTGCTAAACCTCGCCGATAATACTGCGCTTGTGGCGCAGAGCAAAAATGTTCAGGAACAAACAGCCAACAAGCTGGACAGCGTGGCCTTTACGCTGCGTTCGCTGGCAGGAATGTAGAAAGGTCAATAAATAGCAATAGGTCAAACCAACAGGGTCTTACAGACTTTATTGGTTTGTCATTAATTAACCCCATCAGGATGCTAGGATCAAACAAGTTAGAAGAGAGCATGCTCGGCGATACGCTCAGTTTGTTTCGGGGTACCGACCCGGCCGATCTTTCAGCCACGCAGGGCGTTATGTTAATCGATGGCTGGCTACAGGCATTAGACGGCGACCCGAACATCGACCGGATCAAAGATCAACTCAATGAATTACGCACGGTTCTGCAATCGGCCCAACCGGACGAACAGCACCTACGAACCTTGCTGACAAGTCTGGCCGATACCGCACAGGAAGTTGCCGAAGGCCAAACCGCCGAAGGGACCTGGACAGGCGGCCTGGAGAGCTTGTCGAAAATTTTACGCAATTTGGGCACCAGCTCATAGGCATTACGACTAGTGCTGGCGGAGATATACCATCACTCTTTAAATTCACTATACACAATATGGAAGGAACAGGCACAACACTGGAACACAGAATGCTTACCGATACCCTCGGCGCTTTTGGTGAAGAAAACCTTACGGCGCTTTCGCCCGAACGGGGTATCGCTCCATACAGGCTCCGTGGACAGCCTGGTCAGAAGCGTATCCAGGGTTTTGGGATAAGCTATATACAACTGAATATACGGGTCCCGGATTACATCGGCCTGAATGGAGGCTCTATCAACGTATTGCCCCTCCGCTCGTTGATTGTCATAAGCACTTGGGTTGATATATAGGCTATCGAGCCGGGCCGTGTACAAATGACGTTGGCGTAGATTTACTTTACGCTGTTCTAGCCGGGAAAAGTCGATATAGAACTCAAGGATAATCAAGACGAAGAAAGCGATCGTCATCCCCCCCATCGTCCGGATAATTTTCTGATATGGCAGATGGCTATAAAACGTGTTGAGAATGAAGCCATAGGGTCTGTGAAAGCCCCAAAACAGGAGTTTGTTAAGAGAAGTCAATCGATAGTGTATACTGGCTCCACGCGGATGTGCTCTGACCTTGGGTAAACTCAAGATAGTACTGGCTATAAAGTAGCAGATGATGAGTCCATAAGCCGTCTGTTTTATGCCCTCCCAATACTGATCGGGAATAATCGGGTGGATTACCGAGTAAACCAGTAAGGTCAACAAATAGGATAGCGCAACAAAAATCAGGATGAAAACAAAAAGAAAAGCTACGGCAAAGACGATATTACATCGTCGGTCCAACCGCATAATATAGGCATCCAGTGGCCCCAATTCGGTCGCCATTCTTTCCTGGGCATATTTGGTGGAAAAAGGAATTCGGTCGTAATGAATACCAGTCGGATAAACGGCCAGTAAGCCAACCAGGCCAACCCAGAAGGCACGCATGACGAAGTTGGTCAGGAAAGCCAGGAACAGAACATAGCATGTCGCCTTCATCATGCTGTAGGCCATGGCCGGAAACAGCCCCTGCATACCTGCCGTTTGACTCATTAGATTATACCGAAAGTAATCGAAGGCTTCATCGAGCAAATCAGGCAGTTGCAGAACGGCAAATAACGCGGCCCCCGAAATAACCAGTTCGAGATTCCAGCTCTGCGTGGTTAATTCGCGCAGTTTTTCTTCCTGCTGCGGAAGTAAAGGTTCATTTGAGTCTGGTGTTGGCAACACAGGAATCGGATTAAAAGACTATCGAAAGATACTAATATAGACCAATTGATTGTACGTCTACGAAAAGGCATCCTCAATGTGTTTCACCCGCAAGTCAGTGCCGGCTACGGTTACTGCGATAATATCGAACCGGATATCGTGCATCCAGCCATTAGCGAAGATATATTGTTCGGCGGCTTTCATAACCAGTTTGGCCTTCGTGTAGGACACAAACTCCTCCGGGTTGCCATAACTCAGATTGGTGCGAGTTTTGACCTCGGCAAAAATCAATAGTTTCTCTTTTTGGGCGATGATGTCAATTTCAGCGTGTTGATGACGGAAGTTTTGGGCGACAATTTCGTAGCCTTTTTCCCGCAGGTAACGGGTCGCTTCGAGTTCGCCCTGCTTACCAGTTTCGTTGTGTTGCGCCATTGCTTTAAGTAGGTTACGGGTAAACAATCGAACGAAACAGAGCCGTCTGATTGTTAGCAAAAGGAAGTTGCCTTATGAAAGGCCAGTTCCTCCGTAAAGCAATGAATAGTCGCATTAATAAACAAGTTGACGTTCGTAAGTTAGGATTGATCGCGTATCGGCAAGCCTGGGATGAACAGGAACGCCTGTTTGCCACCATTGTCAATCAAAAATTACTGAACCGTACCCAGCCTGCCGATGAGCAGCAGCCCACGGCCAACTACCTGCTGTTCTGTGAACACCCGCCCGTGTATACCCTCGGCACCAGCGGACACCCGGAAAACCTGCTGATCAATGAAGACCGGCTGACCAACGAGCTCGGCGCAACGTTTTTCAAAATTCGGCGTGGGGGCGACATTACCTACCACGGCCCCGGCCAGTTAGTAGGCTACCCCATTCTGGATCTGGACAACTTCTTTACCGATATTCATCGCTACATGCGGTTGCTGGAAGAGAGCATTATTCTGACCCTGGCCGACTATGGGTTGCAGGCGGGCCGGATAGAAGGCGCGGGAGCCGACAGGTTAACGGGCGTTTGGCTTGATGTTGATGGCCCGAATCCACGGAAAATTTGTGCCATGGGCGTTAAAGCAAGCCGTTGGGTAACGATGCACGGATTTGCCCTGAACGTTAATACAGATTTGAGTTATTTTTCTCATATTGTCCCCTGTGGCATAACCGATAAGGCCGTTACCTCACTGGCCGTAGAGCTGGGCCGTGAAGTACCTTTGGATGAAGTCGCAAACAATGTTCAACGGCACTTGTTCGAGTTGTTTGACATGGAATTAGTTGAGAATAATGAAGAAAGACATTAATTTTTTGCCCGTTGAGGGCGTACACATAGTAATTGCCCGGAAAGAGAACCTCCTTGGCGGATATGACTGGCAGGTTTTTTTGATCAATCAGAATGACGTGCCAATCCAAACGGTTTTTGTTACCTCAAAAGGCTACGGATTGAAGAACGACGAAGAGCAGAAAACCTCGACTCTGCGGCATTTCTTTGTCGAAATTCAACCCGGCGCACATGAAGTTGTCGAAACCATCATGCCGGATGTATTTCACCTTAACAATGAGTATTGGGTGAGTTATTTTATCGGAAAACAGATTTTCGACAAGAAGTTTATCTTCGTACCCGACAGCATTGTTGAAGAAAACCTGGTGACGATACCCGCTTTGGGGCTGGAAGGAATTTTGCATGCTTGAGTAAGGTGGGTAGAAAGCCACGATGTTGATGCTTAAGTTTCTACGACTCGGTCCTACTAACAAAGGTCCATTATTTTAGATTCGCGGGTCTCTGCCCACACTATATACTATGCCTCAACCCGTTTCCTGGAAGCGTCGCCTTAAAAACTTCCTCTTTATCGACCTTAAAACAGTGGCGGGGGAGCCGTCACTTCTGTCTGTAGAGCCACGTCTGCAACGACAGTGGGAAGAAAAAAGTCGGTTTTTCAAGAGTGACGATGAGCTATCGGCGGCTGGCTGGTATGATCGGCGGGCATCTTATTTTGCCGAATTTGGCAAGATTATCTGCATCAGCGTGGGTGGGTTGTTTTTCGATGACGACGACAAGCCCCACCTGAAAGTGAAATTGTTGAGCAATGACGATGAACAAACTCTGCTAAACGAGTTTCTAGTCATTGTCAACCGGTACCCACCCGGCGAACTGACGCTCTGTGCACATAATGGCAAGGAATTTGACTTTCCTTATTTATGCCGACGGCTGATGGTCAATGGATTGCCGTTACCACCTGCTTTACAGATATCAGGTAAGAAACCCTGGGAAATACCGCACCGGGACACGCTTGAGTTCTGGCAGTTTGGCGATAAGCGGCATTTCGTTCCGCTCGATCTGCTGGCCGCCGTGCTGAATGTGCCCACCCGACCGCTCGAATGGACCGGCGACCGAACCAGCGAAGTATATTACCGCGAACACGACTGGCCACGCATTGAGCAATATGCCCGCGATTCGATAGTGATGCTGGTTCAGGTTTACCTTCACCTGGTGGGTGCCCCGCTCGTGGCCGACGAGCATATTGTACTGAGTGATTAAGTCAGTCAGGACAACCGGGCCAATCTACGGACTAGCCCGATAGCCAATAAACAACCGGTTGTTTGGTATTTGGACAAACAATCTGGTCAATAACCACAAACACGGGCAAGCAGAGCCTTTCTACAAAGCCCACACATATACGTCATGGACTGCCATGGTAGTTCATACTTTTTTAGCCAGGTCCTAAAAGCCGGGCAAGTAACATGAGAAACGGAAAACCGAAACAAAATAAATATACAAAAGACACCGCTGGCCAACCCGCCAGCCGACAGTCTAGCCCGGCTCGCCCACGGGAAAAAAGGGTGGAAAAAGCAGGAAAAAGTCAGAGTAGATCGATACAACAGGCTGACTCTTTTCTGGACGAAATGAAAAACGACCTGATGGCGTTTTTTCAAATTAACGACAATCAATCCTTCACGCAGGAGCAGGTTCTTGAGCATTTCGATACCAGCGACCGGCGCATGAAACTCATCATGCACGGCCTGATTGGCGAATTGCAGGACGAAGGCTTCCTAACGCGCCAGGCCGATGGCAGCTATCGGGCGGACGCCGATGCTAACGTTGTCGAAGGCGTTGTCGACCATGTCAACTCGCGCTTCGCGTTCATAGTGCCGGATACGGAAGCCGGTGTCCGTCGCGACAGAGACGACGACATCTGGGTATCTACCGATGATCTTGCCGGTGCTGTGGACGGCGACCGGGTGCGGGTTGTGCGCTTTACCGATTCCCGCAACGGAGGCCGTAGTGGGGCTAAACGCCGGATCGAAGGCAAAGTCGCCAGCGTGGTTGAACGCGGACGCACCGAGTTGGTAGGACGCATCGAGGTATGGCCTACGTATGGCTTCGTGGTTCCCGACAGCAAGAAGATCTACGACGACATTTTTATCCCGAAAGAAAAACTCGGTGGGGCCAGCGATGGCGAAAAAGTGATTGTTCGGCTAACAAAATTTCCAGACCCAAACAGCAGCAAACAGCGGTTTGAAGGCGAAGTACTTACGGTATTGGGTGTAGCGGGGCAGAATAATACCGAAATGCACGCCATCCTGGCCGAATTTGGGTTACCCATTCACTTCCCGGCCGATGTTGAGCAGGAAGCCGAAGCCATACCGACCAAGATTCTGAAAAAAGACTTGGCCAAACGGCGTGATATGCGCGACGTGACGACCTTCACCATCGACCCGATTGATGCCAAGGATTTTGATGATGCCCTTTCAGTGCAGATACTCGACAATGGCAACTACGAAATTGGAGTCCACATTGCCGACGTAACGCACTACGTATTACCGGGCTCGAAACTGGAAGAGGAAGCCTTCAAACGGGCCACATCAGTTTATCTGGTAGACCGGGTGGTGCCGATGCTTCCGGAGAAATTGTCGAACGGATTGTGCTCCCTGCGGCCAAACGAGGATAAACTTACCTTCTCGGCGGTGTTTGAGTTGACGCCTAATGCTCAGATTGTGAACGAATGGTTTGGAAGAACCGCCATCCATTCCAACCGACGTTTTGCCTATGAAGAAGCGCAGGACATCCTGAATCACAACAGTGGCGATTACCTGGAAGAGCTTCGGCTGCTGAATGAACTGGCCTACAAGCTACGCGATGAGCGATTCAAAAACGGAGCCATTAATTTCGAAACGGTTGAAGTACGCTTCCGGCTGGATGAGAACGGTGTTCCGCTGGCCGTTTACCCGAAAATTCGGCAGGACACCAACAAGCTCATTGAAGAGTTTATGTTGCTGGCCAACAAGCGTGTAGCTGAATTTGTGCACTCGCTTTCGAAGCGGAATAAAGGTGGCGAAGAAAACACCATGGTATATCGGGTTCACGAATCTCCCGCTGAGGACAAGCTCCGGAGTTTTTCAGAGTTTGCCCGTAAACTAGGCTACAAACTCAACGTCGACGACGAGCACCTGTCGAATTCGATGAACCGCTTCATGGCGAGCATTGAAGGGAAGCCCGAAGCCAACATGCTTCAGCAACTGGCGGTACGAACGATGTCGAAAGCGCGATACAGCACCGAAGACTTAGGCCACTTTGGTTTAGCCTTCCGACGGTATTCGCACTTTACATCGCCCATCCGTCGGTACCCCGACATGATGGCGCACCGGTTGTTGCAGCATTACCTCGACAAAGGCAAACCCGCCGACCGGGATGAATATGAAGAGAAATGTCGGCATTCGTCGGAGCGGGAGAAAATGGCTGCCGAAGCTGAACGTGCCAGTATCAAGTACAAGCAAGTTGAGTTTATGAGCCGTATGGCGCCCGATCAAACGTTTGAAGGCGTTATTTCGGG
It encodes:
- a CDS encoding glycoside hydrolase family 95 protein: MAHHDQKIATMLGDTLTVLGGGSPSTTTDEGVNLVEQWIGIVRSTPNTEWVAEPLRKLRDALNANDVNEVERLMRDLSGVLIDFANDGETGNYKEDLQNLSTSLKDFARGLAK
- a CDS encoding YraN family protein, coding for MAQHNETGKQGELEATRYLREKGYEIVAQNFRHQHAEIDIIAQKEKLLIFAEVKTRTNLSYGNPEEFVSYTKAKLVMKAAEQYIFANGWMHDIRFDIIAVTVAGTDLRVKHIEDAFS
- the lipB gene encoding lipoyl(octanoyl) transferase LipB yields the protein MNSRINKQVDVRKLGLIAYRQAWDEQERLFATIVNQKLLNRTQPADEQQPTANYLLFCEHPPVYTLGTSGHPENLLINEDRLTNELGATFFKIRRGGDITYHGPGQLVGYPILDLDNFFTDIHRYMRLLEESIILTLADYGLQAGRIEGAGADRLTGVWLDVDGPNPRKICAMGVKASRWVTMHGFALNVNTDLSYFSHIVPCGITDKAVTSLAVELGREVPLDEVANNVQRHLFELFDMELVENNEERH
- a CDS encoding 3'-5' exonuclease is translated as MPQPVSWKRRLKNFLFIDLKTVAGEPSLLSVEPRLQRQWEEKSRFFKSDDELSAAGWYDRRASYFAEFGKIICISVGGLFFDDDDKPHLKVKLLSNDDEQTLLNEFLVIVNRYPPGELTLCAHNGKEFDFPYLCRRLMVNGLPLPPALQISGKKPWEIPHRDTLEFWQFGDKRHFVPLDLLAAVLNVPTRPLEWTGDRTSEVYYREHDWPRIEQYARDSIVMLVQVYLHLVGAPLVADEHIVLSD
- the rnr gene encoding ribonuclease R, coding for MRNGKPKQNKYTKDTAGQPASRQSSPARPREKRVEKAGKSQSRSIQQADSFLDEMKNDLMAFFQINDNQSFTQEQVLEHFDTSDRRMKLIMHGLIGELQDEGFLTRQADGSYRADADANVVEGVVDHVNSRFAFIVPDTEAGVRRDRDDDIWVSTDDLAGAVDGDRVRVVRFTDSRNGGRSGAKRRIEGKVASVVERGRTELVGRIEVWPTYGFVVPDSKKIYDDIFIPKEKLGGASDGEKVIVRLTKFPDPNSSKQRFEGEVLTVLGVAGQNNTEMHAILAEFGLPIHFPADVEQEAEAIPTKILKKDLAKRRDMRDVTTFTIDPIDAKDFDDALSVQILDNGNYEIGVHIADVTHYVLPGSKLEEEAFKRATSVYLVDRVVPMLPEKLSNGLCSLRPNEDKLTFSAVFELTPNAQIVNEWFGRTAIHSNRRFAYEEAQDILNHNSGDYLEELRLLNELAYKLRDERFKNGAINFETVEVRFRLDENGVPLAVYPKIRQDTNKLIEEFMLLANKRVAEFVHSLSKRNKGGEENTMVYRVHESPAEDKLRSFSEFARKLGYKLNVDDEHLSNSMNRFMASIEGKPEANMLQQLAVRTMSKARYSTEDLGHFGLAFRRYSHFTSPIRRYPDMMAHRLLQHYLDKGKPADRDEYEEKCRHSSEREKMAAEAERASIKYKQVEFMSRMAPDQTFEGVISGVTEFGIFVEITENSCEGLVRMQDLSDDFYEYDKDNYRIIGSRTKKMYTFGDAVVVRLKETNLARRSMDFALVSDSAGRATDLSTSRRPGRSESGSRSNGSSSSRSGGRSKGKDSVAPKGENRRGGRGRR